The Sphingomonas sanxanigenens DSM 19645 = NX02 genome includes a region encoding these proteins:
- a CDS encoding STM4015 family protein: MTVHSNLTHFAGKPVADFNEPGDIKDFAATAPRLRCVYDGEHSLTDLLELLLKEPGVAATEALVFGLWAENGETYEVNPARAIEALVANRDKFPNLSALFFGDIISEENEISWIEQDSYAAIWAAFPRLTEFRVRGGNKLSLGTITHPALQILAVETGGLAATVAREALAAEAPIRHFELWLGSDDYGADTSVADFADLLEGKLFPQLETLALRNSEYSDALAEALATAPILDRIKTLDLSMGTLSDDGARALIGSGKLGRLEKLDISFHYVSEPVVAELRAATPNLVAEDPQKPDDWDGKPHFYIAVSE, from the coding sequence ATGACGGTTCACAGCAACTTGACGCACTTCGCCGGGAAGCCGGTGGCGGATTTCAACGAGCCCGGCGACATCAAGGATTTCGCCGCGACCGCGCCCCGCCTGCGCTGCGTCTATGATGGCGAGCACAGCCTGACCGACCTGCTCGAACTGCTGTTGAAGGAGCCGGGCGTCGCCGCGACGGAAGCGCTCGTCTTCGGGCTGTGGGCGGAAAATGGCGAGACCTATGAGGTCAACCCCGCGCGCGCGATCGAGGCGCTGGTCGCCAATCGCGACAAATTCCCCAACCTCTCCGCGCTCTTCTTCGGCGACATCATTTCCGAAGAGAATGAGATTTCCTGGATCGAGCAGGACAGCTACGCCGCGATCTGGGCCGCCTTCCCGCGCCTCACCGAGTTCCGCGTGCGCGGCGGCAACAAGCTGTCGCTCGGCACGATCACGCATCCGGCGCTTCAGATCCTCGCGGTCGAGACCGGCGGCCTCGCCGCGACGGTGGCGCGCGAGGCGCTGGCGGCCGAAGCGCCGATCCGCCATTTCGAACTGTGGCTGGGCTCCGACGACTATGGCGCCGACACCTCGGTCGCCGACTTCGCCGATCTGCTTGAGGGCAAGCTGTTCCCGCAGCTCGAAACGCTGGCGCTGCGCAACAGCGAATATAGCGACGCGCTGGCCGAGGCGCTGGCGACCGCGCCGATCCTCGACCGCATCAAGACGCTGGACCTGTCGATGGGCACGCTCAGCGACGACGGCGCGCGCGCGCTGATCGGTTCGGGCAAGCTCGGCCGGCTGGAGAAGCTGGACATCTCGTTCCACTATGTCTCCGAACCGGTGGTCGCGGAACTGCGCGCGGCAACGCCGAACCTGGTGGCGGAAGACCCGCAGAAGCCGGATGATTGGGACGGGAAGCCGCATTTCTATATCGCGGTTTCGGAGTGA
- a CDS encoding SulP family inorganic anion transporter, which produces MADSINRQANTWFAGAEGIRRDVLAGIVVALALIPEAIGFSIIAGVDPRVGLYASVAIAVTIAFLGGRPGMISAATAAVAVLVGPLVRDHGVDYLFAATILMGLIQIVAGLLRLDLLMQFVSRSVITGFVNALAILIFMAQLPQLIDVGWQTYALVAAGLAIIYLFPRLTKAVPSPLVAILVLSAVGIGFALPVNTVGDMGALPQGLPSLVLPQVPLNWETLRIIAPYSLTMTAVGLLESLLTAQIVDDMTDTDSDKKRECMGQGGANIVSALFGGMGGCAMIGQSVINVTSGGRGRLSTLVAGAFLLFLLAVLGPWVGRIPMPALVAVMIMVSIGTFSWNSIANLRRHPPTSSIVMLVTVAVVVATQDLARGVLAGVLLSGIFFAGKVQRMFAVERSLDADGATARYRVTGQIFFASVDRFTRAFHAEDSARAVVIDVSAAHFWDISGVAALDRIVARLRRDGRTVEVIGYNRASADIVDRFALHDKTGVETGAVPH; this is translated from the coding sequence ATGGCAGACAGTATCAATCGACAGGCGAACACATGGTTCGCGGGCGCCGAAGGCATCAGGCGCGACGTTCTGGCGGGCATCGTCGTCGCGCTCGCGCTGATTCCCGAGGCGATCGGCTTTTCGATCATTGCCGGTGTCGACCCGCGCGTCGGGCTCTATGCGTCGGTGGCGATCGCGGTGACGATCGCCTTTCTCGGCGGGCGGCCGGGGATGATTTCCGCCGCCACCGCCGCGGTCGCGGTGCTGGTGGGGCCGCTGGTGCGCGATCATGGCGTCGACTATCTCTTCGCCGCGACGATCCTCATGGGGTTGATCCAGATCGTCGCGGGGCTGCTGCGGCTGGACCTGCTGATGCAGTTCGTCTCGCGATCGGTGATCACCGGCTTCGTCAATGCGTTGGCGATCCTGATCTTCATGGCGCAACTGCCGCAACTGATCGACGTCGGCTGGCAGACCTATGCGCTGGTCGCCGCCGGCCTTGCGATCATCTATCTCTTTCCGCGGCTGACGAAGGCGGTGCCCTCGCCGCTCGTCGCGATCCTCGTGCTGAGCGCGGTCGGCATCGGCTTCGCGCTGCCGGTCAACACGGTGGGCGACATGGGCGCGCTGCCGCAGGGGCTGCCCAGCCTGGTGCTGCCGCAGGTTCCGCTCAATTGGGAAACGCTGCGCATCATCGCGCCTTACTCGCTGACGATGACTGCGGTCGGGCTGCTCGAATCGCTGCTCACCGCGCAGATCGTCGACGACATGACCGATACGGACAGCGACAAGAAGCGCGAATGCATGGGGCAGGGCGGTGCCAACATCGTCTCGGCATTGTTCGGCGGCATGGGCGGTTGCGCGATGATCGGCCAGTCGGTGATCAACGTCACCTCCGGCGGGCGCGGGCGGCTGTCGACCCTGGTCGCGGGCGCTTTCCTGCTGTTCCTGCTCGCGGTGCTGGGGCCGTGGGTCGGGCGGATCCCGATGCCGGCGCTGGTCGCGGTGATGATCATGGTCTCGATCGGCACCTTCAGCTGGAATTCGATCGCCAATCTGCGGCGCCACCCGCCGACCTCGTCGATCGTGATGCTGGTGACGGTGGCGGTGGTCGTCGCCACGCAGGATCTGGCGCGCGGCGTGCTGGCGGGGGTGCTGCTGTCCGGCATCTTCTTCGCGGGCAAGGTACAGCGCATGTTCGCGGTGGAGCGCAGCCTCGACGCGGACGGCGCCACCGCGCGCTATCGCGTGACCGGCCAGATCTTCTTCGCCTCGGTCGACCGCTTCACCCGCGCCTTCCACGCCGAAGACAGCGCGCGCGCGGTGGTGATCGACGTTTCCGCCGCCCATTTCTGGGACATTTCGGGCGTGGCCGCGCTCGACCGCATCGTCGCCCGCCTGCGCCGCGACGGCCGCACGGTCGAGGTCATCGGCTACAACCGCGCAAGCGCCGACATCGTCGACCGCTTCGCGCTGCACGACAAGACCGGGGTGGAGACGGGCGCGGTGCCGCACTGA
- a CDS encoding TonB-dependent receptor domain-containing protein, producing MKASLACSVAASALAITIWTSPAAAQTVGTSAEAGEAAQADAALNDGDDIIVTGSRIRRSPLDQPSPVVSLDGESIARTGLASIADVLQRLPASSGGLNSKFNNSGNFGNPPDGGGVGAGSAVLDLRYLGPKRTLVLVDGLRWVNGASASGIPASVDLNSIPTNMIERIEVLQSGASPQYGSDAIAGVVNIITKSNQDGLKASAQYGQYLGDGDGETQDYQLSYGVRGEGVRMVAGAYYTKQQSVRASDRSISQFPNPGQTSCTDPVGGCSSFTPLGRFDVLGRSLTLKGPVAGTPNYDPSLVGGDFKSFGAADRFNFAPFNYFLTPVERYGGFINSRAEFSDALNLSVKAVYNRRNSQNQAAFLPLGVGPDVGNGNLLDFISIDATNPYNPFGVTLSRENGNLSGIYRRLVEAGQRTYSQQVNTMSLTGTLDGKFEMLGRTWYWDASAVFGFNDAKQVFTGNVNSQRLQQALGPISDCTGACVPFNIFGGLGSVTPEMLAFVGFDEKNSSRQELHDYTANLSGELFDLPGGPVGIAIGYEHRYQFGSFTPDPVTQAGFSSDIPAQAAAGKFNVDEVYGEVRLPLLRDIPAIYSFELNGAARHSNYSTFGSNTTFSGGALWKPVSDLLLRGQYAESLRAPSIGELFGARSRFDASIDDPCTSAAGGQFPGNATVRQNCIANGVPANGSYAEPQGGQLPVFTGGNTELEPETARTLLFGGVYSPRWVQGGVFSALSLEVNYFDVKVKDAINSIPAQVLLSRCAETGDALSCAAVTRTPAGFISGINGQLLNTGGIRTKGIDFTLTMRTTETGAGQFGLYVSGNYLLNYRETVPSTDGETVTEYRGTERGSPDQAYPRFKGLATVDWTVGPVTAAFTGRYIDDVDEISADNTLSSRFYGDVQLQFRPSWLDSKMALTAGINNVFDKDPPACFSCSLNNYDPTTYDIPGRFGYIRLSYGL from the coding sequence ATGAAAGCGAGTTTGGCGTGTAGCGTAGCAGCCTCGGCACTTGCGATCACGATATGGACCAGCCCGGCCGCCGCGCAGACGGTCGGCACGAGCGCGGAGGCGGGCGAAGCGGCGCAGGCGGACGCTGCGCTGAACGACGGCGACGATATCATCGTCACCGGATCGCGCATCCGCCGCAGCCCGCTCGACCAGCCCTCCCCCGTCGTCAGCCTCGACGGCGAAAGCATCGCGCGCACCGGCCTCGCCTCGATCGCGGACGTGCTGCAGCGGCTTCCGGCCAGCTCGGGCGGCCTCAACTCCAAGTTCAACAATTCGGGCAATTTCGGCAACCCGCCGGATGGCGGCGGCGTCGGCGCCGGCTCCGCGGTGCTCGACCTGCGCTATCTCGGCCCCAAGCGCACATTGGTGCTGGTCGATGGCCTGCGCTGGGTGAACGGCGCCTCGGCAAGCGGCATCCCCGCCAGCGTCGACCTCAATTCGATCCCCACCAACATGATCGAGCGCATCGAAGTGCTCCAGTCCGGCGCGTCGCCGCAATATGGCTCGGATGCGATCGCCGGCGTGGTCAACATCATCACCAAGTCCAACCAGGATGGGCTGAAGGCCAGCGCACAATATGGCCAGTATCTGGGCGATGGCGATGGCGAGACCCAGGATTACCAGCTCAGCTACGGCGTGCGCGGTGAAGGCGTGCGCATGGTCGCCGGCGCCTATTACACCAAGCAGCAGTCGGTGCGCGCCTCCGATCGCAGCATCTCGCAATTCCCCAACCCCGGCCAGACGAGCTGCACCGATCCGGTCGGCGGCTGTTCCAGCTTCACCCCGCTCGGCCGCTTCGACGTGCTGGGCCGCAGCCTGACCCTGAAGGGTCCGGTGGCGGGCACGCCCAATTACGATCCGAGCCTGGTCGGCGGCGACTTCAAGTCCTTCGGCGCGGCGGACCGGTTCAACTTCGCGCCGTTCAACTATTTCCTCACCCCGGTCGAGCGTTATGGCGGCTTCATCAACAGCCGCGCCGAATTCTCGGATGCGCTGAACCTCAGCGTGAAGGCGGTCTACAACCGCCGCAACTCGCAGAACCAGGCGGCCTTCCTGCCGCTGGGCGTGGGGCCGGACGTCGGCAACGGCAACCTGCTCGACTTCATCTCGATCGACGCGACCAACCCCTACAACCCGTTCGGCGTCACCTTGTCGCGTGAGAACGGCAATCTCTCGGGCATCTATCGCCGGCTGGTCGAGGCGGGGCAGCGCACCTACAGCCAGCAGGTGAACACCATGTCGCTCACCGGCACGCTCGACGGCAAGTTCGAGATGCTGGGCCGCACCTGGTATTGGGATGCGAGCGCGGTGTTCGGCTTCAACGATGCCAAGCAGGTGTTCACCGGCAACGTCAATTCGCAGCGCCTGCAGCAGGCGCTGGGCCCGATCAGCGATTGCACCGGCGCCTGCGTGCCGTTCAACATCTTCGGCGGGCTCGGCTCGGTCACGCCGGAAATGCTGGCGTTCGTGGGCTTCGACGAGAAGAACAGCAGCCGCCAGGAACTGCATGACTATACCGCCAACCTGTCGGGCGAGTTGTTCGACCTGCCCGGCGGCCCGGTCGGCATCGCGATCGGTTACGAGCATCGCTACCAGTTCGGCAGCTTCACCCCCGATCCGGTGACGCAGGCCGGCTTCAGCTCGGACATTCCGGCGCAGGCGGCTGCGGGCAAGTTCAACGTGGACGAGGTCTATGGCGAAGTCCGCCTGCCGCTGCTGCGCGACATTCCCGCGATCTACTCGTTCGAACTGAACGGCGCGGCACGCCATTCGAACTATTCCACCTTCGGCAGCAACACCACCTTCAGCGGCGGCGCGCTGTGGAAGCCCGTCAGCGACCTGCTGCTGCGCGGTCAATATGCGGAAAGCCTGCGCGCGCCCTCGATCGGCGAACTGTTCGGCGCGCGCTCGCGCTTCGACGCGTCGATCGACGATCCCTGCACCAGCGCCGCCGGCGGCCAGTTCCCGGGCAACGCCACGGTGCGGCAGAACTGCATCGCCAATGGCGTGCCGGCGAACGGCAGCTATGCGGAGCCGCAGGGCGGCCAGCTGCCGGTGTTCACCGGCGGCAATACCGAGCTCGAGCCGGAGACCGCGCGCACCCTGCTGTTCGGCGGCGTCTACAGCCCGCGCTGGGTGCAGGGCGGCGTGTTCAGCGCGCTCAGCCTCGAGGTCAATTATTTCGACGTGAAGGTGAAGGACGCGATCAACTCGATCCCCGCGCAGGTGCTGCTGAGCCGCTGCGCCGAGACCGGCGACGCGCTGAGCTGCGCGGCGGTGACGCGCACCCCGGCGGGCTTCATCTCGGGCATCAACGGCCAGTTGCTCAACACCGGCGGCATCCGCACCAAGGGCATCGACTTCACCTTGACGATGCGCACGACGGAGACCGGCGCCGGCCAGTTCGGCCTCTATGTCTCGGGCAATTACCTGCTCAACTATCGTGAGACGGTACCCTCGACCGACGGCGAGACGGTGACCGAATATCGCGGCACCGAACGCGGCTCGCCCGACCAGGCCTATCCGCGCTTCAAGGGCCTCGCCACCGTCGACTGGACGGTCGGCCCGGTCACCGCCGCCTTCACCGGCCGCTATATCGACGATGTCGACGAAATCTCCGCAGACAACACGCTGAGCAGCCGCTTCTACGGCGACGTCCAGCTCCAGTTCCGCCCGAGCTGGCTCGACTCGAAAATGGCGCTGACCGCGGGCATCAACAATGTGTTCGACAAGGATCCGCCGGCCTGCTTCTCGTGCAGCCTGAACAATTATGATCCGACGACCTACGATATCCCGGGTCGCTTCGGCTATATCCGGCTGTCCTACGGGCTGTAG
- a CDS encoding HAD-IA family hydrolase encodes MTIAFMDMPTAASAALPHAGRRFAAFLFDMDGTLITSIDSANRAWTRWAAMRGFDPAHVISIMHGVRTVETMKRLGVADPEAEAAWITRTEIEDTEGVVPIAGVAEFLATIPAGRWAIVTSASRALAEARLARAGIAVPPVLVTAEDVERGKPDPACFLLGAARLGVDPVRCLVLEDTLAGLAAADAAGAAGLAITVTHSHPIATAHPAIRDYRGLAVAAGADGLAIVRSGPHGAG; translated from the coding sequence ATGACGATCGCCTTCATGGACATGCCGACCGCCGCCTCCGCCGCGCTGCCCCATGCCGGGCGCCGCTTCGCCGCCTTCCTGTTCGACATGGACGGCACGCTGATCACCAGCATCGATTCCGCCAACCGGGCCTGGACGCGCTGGGCGGCGATGCGCGGCTTCGATCCCGCCCATGTCATCTCGATCATGCATGGCGTGCGCACGGTGGAAACGATGAAGCGGCTGGGGGTCGCCGATCCGGAGGCGGAGGCGGCGTGGATCACCCGCACCGAGATCGAGGATACCGAAGGCGTCGTGCCGATCGCGGGCGTGGCGGAATTCCTCGCCACCATTCCGGCCGGGCGCTGGGCGATCGTCACCTCGGCATCGCGCGCGTTGGCCGAGGCACGGCTCGCGCGCGCCGGCATCGCGGTCCCGCCGGTGCTGGTCACCGCGGAGGATGTCGAGCGCGGCAAGCCCGATCCCGCCTGCTTCCTGCTCGGCGCCGCGCGGCTGGGGGTCGATCCCGTGCGCTGCCTGGTGCTGGAGGATACGCTCGCGGGTCTGGCCGCGGCCGACGCCGCGGGCGCTGCCGGCCTCGCCATCACCGTCACCCACAGCCACCCGATCGCCACCGCGCACCCGGCCATTCGCGACTATCGCGGGCTCGCGGTGGCGGCCGGCGCGGATGGCCTCGCGATCGTTCGTTCCGGGCCGCACGGCGCGGGGTGA
- a CDS encoding DUF5990 family protein, whose product MPERSEIRLRIIVEHPVVGVLHSLQAKDDRPLDPKASRNGEPLVFELPIRVGPGPRFFGDQVRREGPVRRFVHIRIGDLAGDPASPWSRRMKIDIHDIDPAWLDRAVDGGSVIETTVNGTGRDGTPACATVRPVVRRLTDR is encoded by the coding sequence ATGCCAGAGCGAAGCGAGATCCGGCTGCGGATCATTGTCGAGCATCCGGTGGTCGGTGTTCTCCACAGCCTGCAGGCGAAGGATGATCGTCCGCTCGATCCGAAAGCCTCGCGGAACGGCGAGCCGCTGGTGTTCGAGCTGCCGATACGCGTCGGCCCCGGCCCCAGATTTTTCGGCGATCAGGTGCGCCGCGAAGGCCCGGTGCGGCGCTTCGTCCATATCCGCATCGGCGATCTCGCCGGCGACCCCGCCTCGCCCTGGTCGCGCCGGATGAAGATCGACATCCACGATATCGATCCGGCATGGCTGGATCGCGCCGTCGATGGCGGCAGCGTTATCGAAACGACGGTCAACGGCACCGGCAGGGACGGCACACCCGCCTGCGCGACGGTGCGCCCGGTGGTGCGGCGCCTTACCGATCGCTGA
- a CDS encoding isochorismatase family cysteine hydrolase has translation MPRAPASFAAFAAAIGLLLLPAAASAQVPPYADPPNPALKKGSMIPDPSRAALVVIDPQNDFMDPKGKAWPVVGEAVTQQRLIPHLHQLFAAAKAAGMVVAISPHHYYRWDHQWRVQGPLEIFQHDIGVFDRKGPYTLEGFEGSGADFLAEFKPYILDGKTIIASPHKLYGQQVNDLSFQLRKQRIDQVIVVGMLSNMCVESHVRQFLEEGFEVGVVRDAIAAPKLPEGDGNLSALINFRYMANGLWTTDEVVKMLKK, from the coding sequence ATGCCTCGCGCGCCCGCTTCGTTCGCCGCCTTCGCCGCCGCCATCGGCCTGCTGCTCCTGCCTGCCGCGGCGTCGGCGCAGGTTCCGCCCTATGCCGATCCGCCCAACCCCGCGCTCAAGAAGGGTTCGATGATTCCCGATCCTTCGCGCGCCGCGCTGGTGGTGATCGATCCGCAGAACGACTTCATGGATCCCAAGGGCAAGGCGTGGCCGGTGGTGGGCGAAGCGGTGACGCAGCAAAGGCTGATCCCCCACCTCCACCAATTGTTCGCGGCGGCGAAGGCGGCGGGCATGGTCGTCGCGATTTCCCCGCACCATTATTATCGCTGGGATCATCAGTGGCGGGTGCAGGGGCCGCTTGAGATCTTCCAGCACGACATCGGTGTGTTCGATCGCAAGGGCCCCTATACGCTCGAGGGGTTCGAAGGATCGGGCGCCGACTTCCTCGCCGAGTTCAAACCCTATATCCTCGATGGCAAGACGATCATCGCGTCACCCCACAAGCTCTACGGCCAGCAGGTCAACGACCTCTCGTTCCAGTTGCGCAAGCAGCGCATCGACCAGGTGATCGTCGTCGGCATGCTTTCCAACATGTGCGTCGAATCGCATGTGCGCCAGTTCCTGGAAGAGGGGTTCGAGGTGGGCGTGGTGCGCGATGCCATCGCCGCGCCCAAGCTTCCCGAGGGGGACGGCAACCTCTCTGCCCTCATCAACTTCCGCTACATGGCGAACGGCCTGTGGACCACCGACGAGGTCGTGAAGATGCTGAAGAAATAG
- a CDS encoding DUF6438 domain-containing protein: MIHASLRSLALAPALALGGALALGACAADTSGIGSTPAPAAGETIAVSVGPCFGFCPVYQVSIAPDGAVTFTGERHTEVIGERKAAAGAATYKAVARDLAPFRPVDGTTARVDCEAAITDTSTYTITWTDTAGRQTVATHQSRCSGGPGKALDAVLGTLPEQLGIAGWAKQVTRPGVSRG; this comes from the coding sequence GTGATCCATGCTTCCCTTCGATCTCTGGCCCTGGCCCCGGCGCTTGCGCTGGGCGGCGCGCTTGCGCTGGGTGCCTGTGCGGCCGACACGTCCGGCATCGGCTCCACCCCCGCGCCCGCAGCCGGCGAGACGATCGCGGTCTCGGTCGGGCCATGCTTCGGCTTCTGTCCGGTCTATCAGGTCAGCATCGCACCCGACGGTGCGGTGACCTTCACGGGCGAACGCCACACCGAAGTGATCGGCGAGCGCAAGGCAGCGGCGGGGGCCGCGACCTACAAGGCGGTGGCGCGCGACCTGGCGCCGTTCCGCCCGGTCGACGGCACCACCGCGCGCGTGGATTGCGAGGCGGCGATCACCGACACCTCGACCTACACCATCACCTGGACCGACACGGCTGGCCGCCAGACCGTGGCGACGCACCAGAGCCGTTGCTCGGGTGGCCCGGGCAAGGCGCTGGATGCGGTGCTGGGCACGCTGCCGGAGCAACTCGGCATCGCCGGCTGGGCGAAGCAGGTCACGCGGCCGGGGGTGTCGCGCGGCTGA
- a CDS encoding NUDIX domain-containing protein yields the protein MALYHRLIIKAARLWWRIRRPRTLGVRALLHDADGRIALVRHTYMPHWYLPGGGVDKGESVATALHREVAEEVGLTDIHVERIVGVYHNVREGKDDHVVLFAASVPAAQVPRLHPADPREIAEARWFAADALPADLSPATRRRIAEYRSGAVGMRDW from the coding sequence ATGGCTCTCTATCACCGGCTGATCATCAAGGCGGCGCGCCTGTGGTGGCGCATCCGCCGCCCGCGCACCTTGGGCGTGCGTGCCCTGCTGCACGACGCGGACGGCCGCATCGCGCTGGTGCGCCACACCTACATGCCGCACTGGTATCTGCCCGGCGGCGGCGTGGACAAGGGGGAGAGCGTGGCGACCGCGCTCCACCGCGAGGTCGCCGAGGAAGTGGGCCTCACCGACATCCACGTCGAGCGGATCGTGGGCGTCTATCACAATGTCCGCGAGGGCAAGGACGACCATGTCGTGCTGTTCGCCGCCAGCGTTCCGGCGGCGCAGGTGCCCCGCCTCCACCCCGCCGACCCGCGCGAGATCGCCGAGGCGCGCTGGTTCGCCGCCGACGCGCTGCCGGCCGACCTCTCCCCCGCGACGCGCCGGCGCATCGCCGAATATCGCAGCGGCGCGGTGGGCATGCGCGACTGGTAG
- a CDS encoding DUF1801 domain-containing protein, giving the protein MSEPVLLSGGNPQIPKGDGAAPVAAYIAAMPGWKQAVGSRIDALIVAAVPDVRKAVKWNSPLYGVAGQGWFLGIHCLTRYVKIAFFRGAALEPLPPVGSKTPDARYLHIHEDDAWDEAQFTAWVKQAAAIPGWVP; this is encoded by the coding sequence ATGTCCGAACCCGTGCTGCTCTCCGGCGGCAACCCGCAGATCCCCAAGGGCGATGGCGCCGCGCCGGTGGCGGCCTATATCGCGGCGATGCCGGGGTGGAAGCAGGCGGTCGGCAGCCGGATCGATGCCCTGATCGTGGCTGCGGTGCCCGATGTGCGGAAGGCGGTGAAGTGGAACTCGCCGCTCTATGGGGTCGCGGGGCAGGGCTGGTTCCTGGGCATCCACTGCCTCACCCGCTATGTGAAGATCGCCTTCTTCCGCGGCGCCGCGCTCGAGCCGCTGCCGCCGGTGGGATCGAAGACCCCGGACGCGCGCTATCTCCATATCCATGAGGACGATGCGTGGGACGAGGCGCAGTTCACCGCCTGGGTGAAGCAGGCGGCGGCGATACCCGGCTGGGTGCCATGA
- a CDS encoding DUF2490 domain-containing protein, with translation MIFARSLRRARALGLALLTLAAAPAAAQTSHDEQMWTNLTVQASLAGPLIFFAEVQPRIGDRADGLEQLLLRPAIGWQLSPRLAVYQGYGYVLSPAERGRDLREHRSFQQVSWIAGKPFGGELSSRTRLEQRWRNDGDDMGWRLREMVRLEVPVRAPGKIAALGYAEAFVALDDTDWGARKGFDQLRSFVGAEIGMGGKSTMELGYLNQYIDQAGGRSRMNHVLSLSIFVRP, from the coding sequence ATGATTTTCGCACGATCCCTTCGCCGCGCCCGCGCGCTCGGCCTTGCGCTGCTGACGCTGGCCGCCGCCCCCGCCGCCGCGCAGACGAGTCATGACGAGCAGATGTGGACCAACCTGACGGTGCAGGCGTCGCTGGCGGGGCCGCTGATATTTTTCGCCGAGGTGCAGCCGCGCATCGGCGATCGCGCGGACGGGCTGGAGCAGTTGCTGCTGCGGCCGGCGATCGGCTGGCAGCTTTCGCCGCGCCTCGCCGTCTATCAGGGCTATGGCTATGTCCTCTCGCCGGCGGAACGCGGGCGTGACCTGCGTGAGCATCGCAGCTTCCAGCAGGTGAGCTGGATCGCCGGCAAGCCGTTTGGGGGCGAACTCTCGTCGCGCACGCGGCTCGAGCAACGCTGGCGCAACGATGGCGACGACATGGGCTGGCGCCTGCGCGAGATGGTGCGGCTGGAAGTGCCGGTGCGCGCGCCGGGCAAGATCGCCGCGCTCGGCTATGCCGAGGCGTTCGTTGCGCTCGACGACACCGACTGGGGCGCGCGCAAGGGCTTCGACCAGCTGCGCAGCTTCGTGGGCGCGGAGATCGGCATGGGCGGCAAGTCGACGATGGAGCTGGGCTATCTGAACCAGTATATCGATCAGGCGGGCGGGCGCAGCCGGATGAACCATGTGCTGTCGCTGAGTATCTTCGTGCGGCCTTAG